The following are encoded in a window of Flavobacteriales bacterium genomic DNA:
- a CDS encoding glyceraldehyde-3-phosphate dehydrogenase, with product METLEAKTGYEAGLKDYVDRERAAVDLTNSVGQLMYGKGVELVFFRNHLTDVGISEVLNLFDYAELVVKKPIDIYTSAELARTLLELDLAPSKLDIGRLTHEYLTATPKPSSAKDFLSTTLAGFIGEDKHNFVPRDVVLYGFGRIGRIAARELVKAAGKGQQLRLRAIVTRTVTDEEIVKRAALLRNDSVHGAFKGSVKEDLEKKALWINGQMVRLIAASNPEDIDYTAYGIQDALIIDNTGAFTKRADLERHLKAKGVHKVILTAPGKEMPNIVYGINQHDVDLENDRLVSAASCTTNAICPPLKVMEDKVGIVKGHIETVHAYTNDQNLLDNYHKKPRRGRSAAINMVITSTGAGSAVTKAIPSLKDKLTANAVRVPTPNGSLAIMSLSLSRPVTRDEVNDLMRDAALNGDLVNQLHYQIDPELVSSDIIGDTCCSVFDSNATIVGPDGRNVVLYAWYDNEFGYTKQVMRLAKYVAKVRRLIYY from the coding sequence ATGGAGACCCTCGAAGCGAAGACCGGATACGAGGCCGGCCTGAAGGATTATGTGGACCGCGAACGCGCGGCCGTTGACCTGACCAATTCCGTTGGCCAACTGATGTACGGCAAGGGCGTGGAACTGGTCTTTTTCCGCAACCACCTCACCGATGTGGGCATCTCGGAAGTGCTCAACCTGTTCGACTACGCGGAACTGGTGGTGAAGAAGCCCATCGACATCTACACCAGCGCCGAACTGGCCCGTACCCTGCTGGAGCTGGACCTGGCGCCCTCCAAGCTCGATATCGGCCGCCTCACGCACGAGTACCTCACCGCCACCCCAAAACCCTCCTCCGCCAAGGACTTCCTGAGCACGACCCTTGCGGGCTTCATCGGGGAGGACAAGCACAACTTCGTACCCCGCGATGTGGTGCTTTATGGCTTTGGACGTATCGGGCGCATCGCCGCACGTGAACTGGTGAAGGCGGCCGGCAAAGGCCAACAACTCCGTCTGCGCGCCATCGTCACCCGCACGGTCACCGACGAGGAGATCGTCAAGCGCGCCGCCCTGCTCCGCAACGACAGTGTGCATGGCGCTTTCAAAGGGTCCGTCAAGGAGGATCTGGAAAAAAAGGCGCTCTGGATCAATGGCCAAATGGTGCGGTTGATCGCCGCCTCCAACCCGGAGGACATCGATTACACGGCCTACGGCATCCAGGATGCCCTGATCATCGACAATACGGGCGCCTTCACCAAGCGCGCCGACCTGGAGCGCCACTTGAAAGCCAAGGGGGTGCACAAGGTGATCCTGACCGCCCCCGGCAAGGAGATGCCCAACATCGTGTACGGCATCAACCAGCACGACGTGGATCTGGAGAACGACCGCCTGGTAAGCGCGGCCAGCTGCACCACCAACGCCATCTGCCCTCCGCTGAAGGTGATGGAGGACAAGGTGGGCATTGTGAAGGGTCACATCGAAACGGTGCACGCCTACACCAACGACCAGAACCTGCTGGACAACTACCACAAGAAGCCCCGACGGGGCCGGAGCGCCGCCATCAACATGGTGATCACCAGCACCGGTGCCGGCAGCGCGGTCACCAAGGCCATCCCCAGCCTGAAGGACAAACTCACCGCCAACGCCGTGCGGGTGCCCACGCCCAATGGCTCACTGGCCATCATGAGTCTGAGTTTGTCCCGACCGGTGACCAGGGATGAAGTGAATGACCTGATGCGTGACGCGGCCCTGAACGGCGACCTGGTGAACCAGTTGCACTACCAGATCGATCCTGAGCTGGTGAGCAGCGACATCATCGGCGACACCTGCTGCAGCGTATTCGACAGCAACGCCACCATTGTGGGCCCCGATGGAAGGAACGTGGTGCTCTATGCCTGGTACGACAACGAATTCGGCTACACCAAGCAGGTGATGCGGCTGGCCAAATATGTGGCCAAGGTGCGCCGCCTGATCTATTATTGA
- a CDS encoding RNA polymerase sigma factor RpoD/SigA, whose protein sequence is MRQLKITKSITNRESQSLDKYLQEIGKEGLITADQEVELARRIKEGDGTALEKLVKANLRFVVSVAKQYQNQGLSLPDLINEGNLGLIKAAQRFDETRGFKFISYAVWWIRQSILQALAEQSRIVRLPLNQVGSLNKINKAFAKLEQEFERPPSAEELAASLDLPAEKVADTMKVSGRHISMDAPFVEGESNSLLDVLPNNDSAPADRLLLNESLAKEIDRALSTLTERERDVVKLFFGIGINHGLTLEEIGAKFDLTRERVRQIKEKAIRRLRHTSRSKLLKAYLG, encoded by the coding sequence ATGCGTCAGCTCAAGATCACGAAGTCGATCACCAATCGTGAAAGCCAGTCGCTGGACAAATACCTCCAGGAGATCGGCAAGGAAGGCCTGATCACCGCGGACCAGGAGGTGGAACTCGCGCGGCGCATCAAGGAGGGGGACGGCACCGCTTTGGAGAAGCTGGTGAAGGCCAACCTGCGCTTCGTGGTTTCGGTGGCCAAGCAATACCAGAACCAGGGCCTGAGCCTGCCCGACCTGATCAACGAGGGCAATTTGGGCCTGATCAAAGCGGCACAGCGCTTCGACGAGACGCGCGGCTTCAAGTTCATCAGCTACGCGGTATGGTGGATCCGCCAGAGCATTCTGCAGGCCCTGGCCGAGCAGAGCCGCATCGTGCGCCTGCCACTCAACCAGGTGGGCTCCCTGAACAAGATCAACAAGGCCTTCGCCAAACTGGAGCAGGAATTCGAGCGCCCGCCCAGCGCGGAGGAACTCGCCGCCAGCCTGGACCTGCCCGCCGAGAAGGTGGCGGACACCATGAAGGTGAGCGGCCGACACATCAGCATGGACGCCCCTTTCGTGGAAGGCGAGAGCAACAGCCTGCTGGATGTGCTGCCCAACAACGACAGCGCCCCGGCGGACCGCCTGCTGCTGAACGAATCCCTGGCCAAGGAGATCGACCGGGCCCTGAGCACCCTCACCGAGCGCGAACGCGATGTGGTGAAGCTCTTCTTCGGTATCGGTATCAACCACGGCCTCACCCTGGAGGAGATCGGGGCCAAGTTCGACCTGACCCGCGAACGTGTGCGCCAGATCAAGGAAAAGGCCATACGCCGATTGCGGCATACCAGTCGCAGCAAGCTGCTGAAGGCCTACCTCGGATAA
- a CDS encoding T9SS type A sorting domain-containing protein: protein MKRLLLIASLPLTFMGGVMAQPSTVDIDLVEGTGGNQLLVRLRYNGGSFGEVLSNLQFTIRWPNNAATLPVGTAFCTGAAFPIGPSATVIDGGFKYRTWNSVATAQLQWDPDEDGGCGFVFPANEWVTVLTINPGSNAALCTEFQIVNDAFTAANNRNYFVSLNGNANNGQGQPYTGIIEPTPVQAGGTCSADCLGNPGGNAQVDACGVCYANGPANPLWNTTCADCLGVPNGSALPGTACNDGNPNTGNDTWQGDCTCVGQLIDCLGVPGGSALPGTACNDGNPDTGNDIWQGDCTCVGQLIDCLGVPGGSALPGTACNDGNPNTGNDTWQGDCTCVGQLIDCLGVPGGSAQIDACGVCYANGPANPLWNTTCADCLGVPNGNADIDLCGECYADGDQNPAWNTTCTDCNGDVNGTAVIDNCGNCVGGNTGEEPCANDCAGVPGGNAEVDACGVCYANGPANPLWNTTCADCLGVPNGSALPGTACNDGNPNTGNDTWQGDCTCVGQLIDCLGVPGGSALPGTACNDGNPNTGNDTWQGDCTCVGQLIDCLGVPGGSAQIDACGVCYANGPANPLWNTTCADCLGVPNGNADIDLCGECYADGDQNPAWNTTCTDCNGDVNGTAVIDNCGNCVGGNTGEEPCANDCAGVPGGNAEVDACGVCYANGPANPLWNTTCADCLGVPNGSALPGTACNDGNPNTGNDTWQGDCTCVGQLIDCLGVPGGSALPGTACNDGNPNTGNDTWQGDCTCVGQLIDCLGVPGGSAQIDACGVCYANGPANPLWNTTCADCLGVPNGNADIDLCGECYADGDQNPAWNTTCTDCNGDVNGTAVIDNCGNCVGGNTGEEPCANDCAGVPGGNAEVDACGVCYANGPANPLWNTTCADCLGVPNGSALPGTACNDGNPNTGNDTWQGDCTCVGQLIDCLGVPGGNAQVDACGVCYANGPANPLWNTTCADCLNVPNGNAEVDACGVCYANGPANPDWNTTCEDCAGVPNGSAVFDNCGNCVGGTTGEEPCANDCAGVPGGDAEVDACGVCYEGGATNPLWNTTCLDCNGDVNGTASIDDCGVCSGGDTGVEPNDCEDCNGNIPTNANLAIWTFEVSVPTTAGPHAAEGGIFSGSSQALGLHASGATAYSNPVGNGSLESFSSNNWAVGDYYQVRFPTTGHETVNIAWDQTRSATGPGSFELQWSTNGTSFSTIASYTVDAVTWSSTTPATGSSFSYPLPAGANNLPNVWVRFTSTVTTAAAGANRVDNIVASGTSLSSSVDDCGICYLGGEANPLWNTTCADCAGVPNGDSEEDECGVCYAGGDQNPAWNTTCADCAGVPNGNAYVDNCENCVGGTTGEEPCDNDCAGVPGGDAEEDACGVCYEGGASNPLWNTTCADCAGVPNGNSELDACGVCLEGGASNPAWNACVDCAGVPFGEAYIDNCENCVGGTTNEEPCANDCAGVPGGDAEEDECGVCYAGGASNPLWNSTCTDCNGVVNGTASIDDCDVCSGGDTGIEPNACADCNGNIAQEAVLANWTFEASVPTTAGPHNAEGGLFSGATSQASASHASASVAYTNPAGNGSVESFSANNWAIGDYYQVRFPTTGYEAITVGWAQTRSGTGPADFKLEWSADGTNFSALTDYTVAQVTWSTTVPNPASVFAAVSLPAGANNLSNVWVRFTSKETTAAAGTNRIDDIVVRGTTLSSSVDDCGICYLGGASNPLWNTTCADCAGVPNGTSEEDDCGVCYADGEQNPAWNSTCSDCAGVPNGNAELDECGVCYPDGEQNPAWNSTCTDCLGVVNGNDLPGQPCDDGEENTIGDAWNANCECVGVPAECVHQLVLDFETDGNGDQISWEILPLGGGAPVCSGSGLPDDQQSALENCCLPDGCYRLVVTDSGGDGIAGGGYVLRTLGGDRIIDNRGNGDFGGESALAPGEGFCLPLGTDRPIHTSCDRYWWLPGNYLVATENLLVSAQWQVGDQTDDGYEFWFFDPNGSLSFRKLRNHATGDGFGNVGATRACHIKLNNWAAASHLLDGVLYNVRVRGVVNGQALEEYGPACRVVLDAALAACPPTGLNNIPGNANYSCGVTRTFGGPNSASNRLTAIPVAGANLYEWEFRNDQEEYLVYRQTTTVQRHLNWVTEPVMEDGATYQVRVRARKGSTWCAWGWVCDVTISNNAAPGGENALMELAHPQVTLWPNPNRGDQVQFAIDHVAEDVAAVTVDIFELTGQRVVARSLPTQGGRFLATLDLAGHLAAGLYMVSISAGDFQHVERMVVQP, encoded by the coding sequence CTCCACGGTCGACATTGACCTCGTGGAAGGTACCGGAGGCAACCAGTTGCTGGTGCGTTTGCGCTACAATGGAGGGTCCTTCGGTGAGGTGCTTAGCAACTTGCAGTTCACCATTCGCTGGCCCAACAATGCCGCAACATTGCCGGTAGGTACGGCATTTTGCACCGGTGCGGCCTTCCCGATCGGCCCCTCCGCCACTGTGATCGATGGTGGGTTCAAGTATCGTACATGGAACTCGGTCGCGACCGCCCAATTGCAGTGGGATCCCGATGAGGATGGTGGTTGCGGCTTCGTGTTCCCCGCGAACGAATGGGTCACGGTGCTGACCATCAACCCGGGCAGCAATGCGGCGCTCTGCACGGAATTCCAGATCGTCAACGATGCCTTTACAGCGGCCAACAACCGCAACTACTTCGTCTCCCTCAATGGCAACGCGAACAACGGTCAGGGCCAGCCATACACGGGGATCATCGAACCAACGCCGGTCCAAGCGGGTGGTACCTGCAGTGCGGATTGCCTCGGGAACCCCGGTGGCAATGCCCAGGTGGACGCCTGCGGGGTGTGCTACGCCAATGGCCCTGCGAACCCCCTGTGGAACACCACCTGCGCGGACTGCCTGGGCGTGCCCAATGGCAGCGCCTTGCCTGGCACGGCTTGCAACGATGGCAACCCGAACACGGGCAACGACACCTGGCAGGGTGACTGCACCTGCGTGGGCCAGTTGATCGACTGCCTGGGCGTGCCCGGTGGCAGCGCCTTGCCCGGCACGGCTTGCAATGACGGTAACCCGGACACGGGCAACGACATCTGGCAGGGTGACTGCACCTGCGTGGGCCAGTTGATCGACTGCCTGGGCGTGCCCGGTGGCAGCGCCTTGCCCGGCACGGCTTGCAATGACGGCAACCCGAACACGGGCAACGACACCTGGCAGGGCGACTGTACCTGCGTGGGCCAGTTGATCGACTGCTTGGGCGTGCCTGGTGGCAGCGCTCAAATTGACGCTTGCGGGGTGTGCTACGCGAACGGCCCTGCCAACCCGTTGTGGAACACCACCTGCGCAGACTGCTTAGGCGTGCCCAATGGCAACGCCGATATCGACCTGTGCGGGGAGTGCTATGCTGATGGCGACCAGAACCCTGCATGGAACACCACCTGTACTGACTGTAATGGTGATGTGAACGGCACAGCAGTGATCGACAACTGCGGGAATTGCGTTGGCGGCAATACAGGTGAAGAGCCTTGCGCCAATGACTGCGCTGGCGTACCGGGCGGCAATGCCGAAGTGGACGCCTGCGGCGTGTGCTACGCGAACGGCCCGGCCAACCCGCTTTGGAACACCACCTGCGCGGATTGCTTGGGTGTGCCCAATGGCAGTGCATTGCCCGGCACGGCTTGCAATGACGGTAACCCGAACACGGGCAACGACACCTGGCAGGGTGACTGCACCTGCGTGGGCCAGCTGATCGACTGCCTGGGTGTGCCCGGTGGCAGCGCCTTGCCCGGCACGGCTTGCAATGACGGCAACCCGAACACGGGCAACGACACCTGGCAGGGCGACTGTACCTGCGTGGGCCAGTTGATCGACTGCTTGGGCGTGCCTGGTGGCAGCGCTCAAATTGACGCTTGCGGGGTGTGCTACGCGAACGGCCCTGCCAACCCGTTGTGGAACACCACCTGCGCAGACTGCTTAGGCGTGCCCAATGGCAACGCCGATATCGACCTGTGCGGGGAGTGCTATGCTGATGGCGACCAGAACCCTGCATGGAACACCACCTGTACTGACTGTAATGGTGATGTGAACGGCACAGCAGTGATCGACAACTGCGGGAATTGCGTTGGCGGCAATACAGGTGAAGAGCCTTGCGCCAATGACTGCGCTGGCGTACCGGGCGGCAATGCCGAAGTGGACGCCTGCGGCGTGTGCTACGCGAACGGCCCGGCCAACCCGCTTTGGAACACCACCTGCGCGGATTGCTTGGGTGTGCCCAATGGCAGTGCATTGCCCGGCACGGCTTGCAATGACGGTAACCCGAACACGGGCAACGACACCTGGCAGGGTGACTGCACCTGCGTGGGCCAGCTGATCGACTGCCTGGGTGTGCCCGGTGGCAGCGCCTTGCCCGGCACGGCTTGCAATGACGGCAACCCGAACACGGGCAACGACACCTGGCAGGGCGACTGTACCTGCGTGGGCCAGTTGATCGACTGCTTGGGCGTGCCTGGTGGCAGCGCTCAAATTGACGCTTGCGGGGTGTGCTACGCGAACGGCCCTGCCAACCCGTTGTGGAACACCACCTGCGCAGACTGCTTAGGCGTGCCCAATGGCAACGCCGATATCGACCTGTGCGGGGAGTGCTATGCTGATGGCGACCAGAACCCTGCATGGAACACCACCTGTACTGACTGTAATGGTGATGTGAACGGCACAGCAGTGATCGACAACTGCGGGAATTGCGTTGGCGGCAATACAGGTGAAGAGCCTTGCGCCAATGACTGCGCTGGCGTACCGGGCGGCAATGCCGAAGTGGACGCCTGCGGCGTGTGCTACGCGAACGGCCCGGCCAACCCGCTTTGGAACACCACCTGCGCGGATTGCTTGGGTGTGCCCAATGGCAGTGCATTGCCCGGCACGGCTTGCAATGACGGTAACCCGAACACGGGCAACGACACCTGGCAGGGTGACTGCACCTGCGTGGGCCAGCTGATCGACTGCCTGGGTGTGCCCGGTGGCAATGCGCAAGTGGACGCCTGCGGGGTGTGCTACGCGAACGGCCCTGCCAACCCACTGTGGAACACCACCTGCGCGGACTGCCTGAATGTGCCCAACGGCAACGCCGAGGTGGACGCTTGCGGAGTATGTTACGCGAATGGCCCTGCCAACCCGGATTGGAACACCACCTGCGAAGACTGCGCCGGGGTGCCCAATGGATCGGCGGTATTCGACAATTGCGGCAACTGCGTGGGTGGCACCACTGGTGAAGAGCCTTGTGCCAACGATTGTGCCGGTGTGCCGGGTGGCGATGCTGAAGTGGATGCCTGCGGTGTCTGCTATGAAGGCGGCGCCACCAACCCCTTGTGGAACACCACCTGCCTGGATTGCAACGGCGACGTGAACGGCACGGCCAGTATCGATGACTGCGGCGTGTGCAGCGGAGGCGATACGGGTGTGGAGCCGAATGATTGCGAGGACTGCAACGGCAACATTCCCACGAACGCCAACCTGGCCATCTGGACCTTCGAGGTGAGTGTGCCCACCACGGCCGGCCCGCACGCCGCTGAGGGTGGCATCTTTTCGGGCTCCTCACAAGCGCTTGGCTTGCATGCCTCTGGAGCCACGGCCTATTCCAATCCTGTTGGAAATGGTTCCTTGGAGTCTTTCAGCTCCAACAACTGGGCTGTTGGGGACTACTACCAGGTGCGCTTCCCCACCACGGGGCATGAGACCGTCAACATCGCTTGGGACCAGACGCGCAGCGCCACTGGTCCAGGCAGCTTCGAACTCCAGTGGAGCACCAACGGAACGAGTTTCAGCACCATCGCATCCTACACCGTGGATGCGGTTACCTGGAGCAGTACCACACCAGCCACTGGCAGCAGCTTCTCCTATCCGCTGCCTGCCGGGGCGAACAACCTGCCCAATGTTTGGGTGCGCTTCACATCCACAGTGACCACGGCAGCGGCTGGTGCGAACCGGGTGGACAACATCGTGGCCAGCGGTACCAGCCTCTCCTCGAGTGTGGACGATTGCGGCATCTGCTACCTCGGTGGTGAAGCCAACCCACTGTGGAACACCACGTGCGCGGATTGCGCTGGTGTGCCCAATGGGGATAGCGAAGAGGACGAATGCGGCGTTTGCTACGCGGGTGGCGACCAGAACCCGGCTTGGAACACCACGTGCGCCGACTGTGCAGGGGTGCCCAACGGTAATGCCTATGTCGACAACTGCGAGAACTGCGTGGGAGGTACCACGGGTGAGGAGCCTTGCGACAACGATTGTGCGGGTGTTCCGGGTGGTGATGCCGAAGAGGACGCTTGCGGTGTGTGCTATGAGGGCGGCGCCAGCAACCCGCTGTGGAACACCACCTGTGCCGATTGTGCGGGTGTGCCCAACGGGAACTCGGAGTTGGACGCCTGCGGGGTATGCCTCGAAGGTGGAGCCTCCAACCCGGCTTGGAACGCCTGCGTGGATTGCGCCGGTGTGCCTTTCGGAGAAGCCTACATCGACAACTGTGAGAACTGCGTGGGCGGCACCACCAATGAGGAACCTTGCGCGAATGATTGCGCCGGTGTGCCGGGTGGTGATGCCGAAGAGGACGAGTGCGGCGTGTGCTATGCAGGCGGTGCCAGCAACCCGCTGTGGAACAGCACCTGCACGGACTGCAATGGTGTGGTGAACGGCACGGCGAGCATCGATGATTGCGACGTATGCAGCGGCGGAGACACGGGGATCGAACCCAATGCTTGTGCGGATTGCAACGGCAACATCGCTCAAGAGGCCGTGCTGGCCAATTGGACCTTCGAAGCAAGTGTGCCCACCACGGCCGGACCGCACAATGCGGAGGGTGGCCTCTTCAGCGGTGCCACTTCACAGGCATCCGCATCGCACGCATCAGCGTCCGTGGCCTATACCAATCCAGCGGGCAATGGTTCTGTGGAATCCTTCAGTGCGAACAACTGGGCGATAGGTGACTATTATCAGGTACGTTTCCCCACCACAGGCTATGAGGCCATCACAGTGGGTTGGGCACAAACGCGCTCAGGCACGGGTCCGGCGGACTTCAAACTGGAGTGGAGTGCCGATGGAACCAACTTCTCGGCACTGACCGACTACACGGTGGCGCAAGTGACCTGGAGCACCACGGTGCCCAATCCAGCATCCGTATTCGCTGCGGTGTCCTTGCCTGCGGGAGCCAACAACCTTTCGAACGTGTGGGTGCGCTTCACCTCGAAGGAGACCACGGCCGCGGCAGGCACCAATCGCATCGACGACATCGTGGTGCGTGGAACCACGCTCTCCTCGAGTGTTGACGATTGTGGTATCTGCTACCTCGGTGGTGCGTCGAACCCATTGTGGAACACCACCTGCGCGGATTGCGCTGGTGTGCCCAATGGGACGAGCGAAGAGGACGACTGCGGCGTATGCTACGCGGATGGTGAACAGAACCCAGCTTGGAACAGCACCTGCAGCGATTGCGCCGGTGTGCCCAATGGCAATGCCGAATTGGACGAGTGCGGCGTGTGCTACCCGGATGGTGAACAGAACCCCGCTTGGAACAGCACCTGCACCGATTGCCTGGGCGTGGTGAATGGCAATGACTTGCCTGGCCAGCCCTGCGACGATGGCGAAGAGAACACCATCGGTGATGCATGGAACGCCAACTGCGAGTGCGTGGGCGTCCCGGCCGAATGCGTGCATCAGTTGGTGCTCGACTTCGAGACCGACGGCAATGGCGATCAGATCTCCTGGGAGATCCTGCCCTTGGGCGGTGGTGCGCCGGTTTGCAGTGGCAGTGGTCTGCCGGACGATCAGCAGAGCGCCTTGGAGAATTGCTGCCTGCCGGATGGCTGCTACCGGCTGGTGGTCACCGATTCCGGCGGAGACGGCATCGCAGGGGGCGGCTACGTGCTGCGCACCCTGGGTGGTGACCGCATCATCGATAACCGTGGCAATGGTGACTTCGGCGGGGAGAGCGCGCTGGCACCGGGTGAGGGCTTCTGCCTGCCACTCGGCACGGACCGCCCCATCCACACCAGCTGTGACCGCTACTGGTGGTTGCCGGGCAACTACTTGGTGGCCACCGAGAACCTGCTCGTGAGCGCACAGTGGCAGGTTGGCGATCAGACCGATGATGGCTACGAGTTCTGGTTCTTCGACCCGAACGGTTCGCTCAGCTTCCGCAAACTCCGCAACCATGCCACCGGTGATGGTTTCGGCAACGTGGGCGCCACCAGGGCCTGCCACATCAAGTTGAACAACTGGGCGGCGGCGAGCCACCTGTTGGACGGTGTGCTGTACAACGTGCGTGTCCGCGGTGTGGTGAATGGACAGGCCTTGGAAGAGTACGGTCCTGCCTGCCGTGTGGTGCTGGATGCCGCCTTGGCCGCCTGCCCGCCCACCGGCCTGAACAACATTCCCGGCAACGCGAACTACAGTTGTGGGGTGACCAGGACCTTCGGTGGGCCAAACAGCGCCAGCAACCGCCTCACGGCCATCCCGGTCGCGGGTGCGAACCTCTACGAGTGGGAGTTCCGCAATGACCAGGAGGAGTACTTGGTGTACCGTCAGACCACTACCGTGCAGCGCCACCTGAATTGGGTGACCGAACCTGTGATGGAGGATGGTGCCACTTACCAGGTACGTGTGCGTGCGCGGAAGGGCTCCACTTGGTGCGCATGGGGTTGGGTCTGCGATGTGACCATCTCGAACAACGCCGCCCCGGGTGGAGAGAACGCCTTGATGGAACTTGCACATCCGCAGGTGACCCTATGGCCCAACCCGAACCGTGGCGATCAGGTCCAGTTCGCCATCGATCATGTGGCGGAGGATGTGGCGGCGGTGACGGTGGACATCTTCGAGCTCACCGGCCAGCGCGTGGTGGCCCGCAGTCTGCCCACCCAAGGTGGACGCTTCCTGGCCACGTTGGACCTGGCTGGCCATCTGGCGGCCGGTCTATACATGGTGAGCATCTCCGCAGGTGACTTCCAGCATGTGGAGCGGATGGTCGTACAGCCCTGA